In one Parageobacillus genomosp. 1 genomic region, the following are encoded:
- a CDS encoding YpzI family protein: MGKDRQEKKLKQSRRVESDRDQSLENKGATRLEDPQAARERNQH, from the coding sequence GTGGGAAAAGACCGGCAAGAAAAAAAATTAAAGCAGTCCAGACGCGTCGAGTCTGACCGTGATCAATCTCTCGAAAACAAAGGCGCGACAAGACTCGAAGACCCGCAAGCAGCGAGAGAACGAAATCAGCACTAA
- the der gene encoding ribosome biogenesis GTPase Der yields the protein MTNPVVAIVGRPNVGKSTIFNRIVGERISIVEDVPGVTRDRIYSSAEWLNHQFYLIDTGGIDIGDEPLLVQIRQQAEIAIDEADVIIFMTNGRDGVTAADEEVAKILHRSNKPVVLAVNKIDNPEMRDLIYDFYALGFGDPYPISGSHGTGLGDLLDAVVRHFPKRGQEEYEEDVIKFCLIGRPNVGKSSLVNAILGEERVIVSDIAGTTRDAVDTTFVRDGQEYVIIDTAGMRKRGKIYENTEKYSVLRALKAIERSDVVLVVLNAEEGIIEQDKKIAGYAHEAGRGVIIVVNKWDAIEKDDKTLIEFERKIRNHFPFLDYAPVLFVSAKTKQRLHKLLPLVRMVSENHALRVQTNVLNEVIMDAVAMNPTPTHNGRRLKIYYMTQVAVKPPTFVVFVNDPELMHFSYERFLENRIRDAFGFEGTPIKIIARPRK from the coding sequence ATGACCAATCCAGTCGTGGCCATTGTTGGCCGTCCGAATGTCGGAAAATCAACGATTTTTAACCGCATTGTCGGTGAACGTATCTCCATCGTCGAGGATGTGCCCGGGGTAACTCGCGACAGAATTTACAGCAGTGCAGAATGGCTGAATCATCAATTTTACTTGATTGATACAGGCGGAATCGATATTGGCGATGAGCCGCTTTTAGTGCAAATTCGCCAACAAGCAGAAATCGCGATCGATGAAGCGGACGTCATTATTTTTATGACAAACGGCCGCGACGGTGTTACGGCTGCGGATGAGGAAGTAGCGAAAATTTTGCATCGTTCGAACAAGCCGGTCGTTCTCGCCGTCAATAAAATTGATAACCCCGAAATGCGCGACTTGATTTATGATTTTTATGCGCTTGGATTTGGCGACCCATACCCAATTTCCGGCTCGCATGGAACAGGGCTTGGCGATTTGTTGGATGCGGTCGTCCGCCATTTCCCGAAACGAGGTCAAGAAGAATATGAGGAAGATGTGATTAAGTTTTGTTTAATCGGGAGACCGAACGTTGGCAAATCGTCCCTTGTTAATGCCATTTTAGGAGAAGAGCGCGTCATTGTCAGCGATATTGCCGGTACGACGCGTGATGCTGTCGATACAACGTTTGTGAGGGACGGACAGGAATATGTTATTATTGACACAGCAGGAATGAGAAAAAGAGGAAAAATTTATGAGAATACCGAAAAATATAGCGTGTTGCGCGCGCTGAAAGCAATTGAACGTTCGGATGTCGTTCTTGTCGTCTTAAACGCGGAAGAAGGCATTATCGAACAAGATAAAAAGATTGCCGGATACGCTCATGAAGCAGGACGCGGTGTCATTATTGTCGTCAATAAATGGGATGCCATTGAAAAAGATGACAAAACGTTGATCGAATTTGAGCGGAAAATTCGCAACCATTTTCCGTTTTTGGACTATGCGCCAGTCCTTTTCGTTTCGGCAAAAACAAAGCAGCGTCTGCATAAACTGTTGCCGCTTGTCCGCATGGTGAGCGAAAATCATGCGCTGCGCGTGCAAACAAATGTGCTGAACGAAGTGATTATGGATGCCGTGGCGATGAATCCAACCCCAACGCATAACGGGCGGCGCTTAAAAATTTATTACATGACGCAAGTGGCTGTAAAACCGCCAACGTTTGTCGTTTTTGTCAATGACCCGGAGCTGATGCATTTCTCCTACGAACGCTTTTTAGAAAACCGCATCCGCGACGCGTTCGGCTTTGAAGGCACGCCGATCAAAATCATCGCCAGACCAAGGAAATAA
- a CDS encoding lysophospholipid acyltransferase family protein, translating into MTLDFYSFAKGVVKSILTPLYRIKVIGVEQFPQEGGVLLCANHISNLDPPILGITAPRPIHFMAKEELFRVPILKNLVNHLHAFPVKRGMSDRQALRTGLEVLKQGHVLGIFPEGTRSKDGKLKKGLPGVGFFALRTSAVVVPCAIIGPYRAFVPLKVIYGPPIDMEPLRERKASPEEATDYIMQHIQALLDQYR; encoded by the coding sequence GTGACGTTGGATTTTTATTCGTTTGCCAAGGGAGTTGTCAAAAGCATTTTAACGCCTCTGTATCGCATTAAAGTAATAGGGGTAGAGCAGTTCCCGCAAGAAGGGGGAGTACTTCTTTGCGCAAACCACATTAGCAATCTCGACCCGCCGATCCTTGGCATTACCGCGCCAAGACCAATTCATTTTATGGCAAAAGAAGAATTGTTTCGCGTACCAATTTTAAAAAACTTGGTTAACCATTTGCACGCGTTTCCAGTTAAACGCGGAATGAGCGACCGCCAAGCGTTGCGGACCGGATTGGAAGTGTTAAAACAAGGGCATGTGTTAGGCATTTTTCCTGAGGGAACGAGAAGCAAAGATGGAAAGTTAAAGAAAGGGTTGCCTGGTGTCGGTTTTTTTGCGCTCCGGACAAGCGCCGTCGTTGTTCCTTGCGCGATTATTGGCCCGTATCGAGCATTTGTGCCGCTGAAGGTGATTTACGGGCCGCCGATTGATATGGAACCGCTGCGCGAACGAAAAGCATCTCCGGAAGAAGCGACCGATTATATTATGCAGCATATTCAGGCACTGCTAGATCAATATCGTTAA
- a CDS encoding capping complex subunit for YIEGIA yields the protein MTHEKMILAVITTNQQKVAGGAPVFICETKEEMEKVAANLEAILDGIAHELTEELLIIVKH from the coding sequence ATGACACACGAAAAAATGATTTTAGCGGTGATTACAACTAATCAGCAAAAAGTGGCGGGCGGAGCACCGGTTTTTATTTGTGAAACGAAGGAGGAAATGGAAAAGGTAGCCGCCAACTTAGAAGCGATTCTGGATGGCATTGCCCATGAGCTTACCGAAGAATTGCTTATTATCGTCAAACATTAG
- a CDS encoding endospore germination permease, whose amino-acid sequence MIEKGKISAAQMAMMMYPTIIATAILLVPAITARHANQDMWLSPLWASLVGFLTVHIAVRLHQLYPQKTLIEYSEDILGKFLGKAVGLIFLFFYLHITGIIIREYGEFVVGNFLLHTPLIFVMGSMILVCSFAVRGGVEVIGRLAELSVPVVVIMILIILILLIPDMEVENMFPIMEKGMMPSLKGALVPQGWFSEFLLIAFLLPYVADQNKGKKWGMISVVAVMLTLSFINIAALLVLGGITDRFVYPVASAVRYISIADFLEHIEAMVATLWVAGVFLKIAVFYYALVLGTAQWLNLSDYRPLVFPIGFLMLLFAVWSAPNLMELTRFLGGSSLFYRFSIQTGLPLLLLFIAKWRKRTNNQKLTG is encoded by the coding sequence ATGATCGAGAAAGGAAAAATATCTGCCGCACAAATGGCGATGATGATGTATCCTACAATTATCGCCACAGCCATTCTTTTAGTTCCCGCGATCACCGCCCGGCACGCGAATCAGGATATGTGGCTCTCTCCTCTTTGGGCTTCTCTCGTCGGTTTTTTGACGGTCCATATTGCCGTTCGGTTGCATCAGCTCTATCCACAGAAAACCCTTATCGAGTACAGCGAGGATATTCTCGGCAAATTTTTAGGGAAAGCGGTCGGGTTGATCTTTTTATTTTTCTATTTGCATATAACTGGAATTATTATCCGAGAGTATGGCGAATTTGTTGTAGGTAACTTTCTTTTGCATACTCCATTAATCTTTGTAATGGGAAGTATGATCCTAGTGTGTTCCTTTGCCGTCCGCGGGGGTGTGGAAGTGATAGGCAGGCTTGCGGAATTGTCCGTACCTGTTGTGGTGATCATGATATTGATCATTCTTATCCTTTTGATCCCGGATATGGAAGTAGAGAATATGTTTCCGATTATGGAAAAGGGAATGATGCCCTCGCTCAAGGGTGCGCTGGTCCCGCAAGGCTGGTTTAGTGAATTTCTTCTCATCGCTTTTCTCCTTCCTTACGTGGCTGATCAAAACAAAGGAAAGAAATGGGGCATGATCTCGGTCGTGGCAGTCATGTTGACTTTATCTTTCATCAACATTGCCGCCCTTCTCGTCCTAGGAGGAATCACTGACCGTTTTGTTTATCCCGTGGCGAGCGCCGTCCGTTACATTAGCATCGCGGATTTTCTTGAACACATTGAAGCCATGGTAGCGACTCTTTGGGTAGCAGGGGTTTTTTTGAAGATTGCTGTCTTTTATTATGCTTTAGTGCTAGGAACGGCACAATGGCTGAATTTGTCAGATTATCGCCCGCTCGTTTTTCCCATAGGATTTTTAATGCTGTTATTTGCCGTCTGGTCGGCGCCGAATTTAATGGAATTGACCCGTTTTCTAGGCGGTTCTTCCTTGTTTTACCGGTTTTCGATTCAAACAGGACTTCCTCTCCTTCTCCTATTCATCGCAAAATGGCGCAAAAGAACCAATAATCAAAAATTAACAGGATAG
- a CDS encoding Ger(x)C family spore germination protein, with amino-acid sequence MGILQKAAKILFVCVHLILLSGCWDRTEVNDLALIVGLGIDQTKEGKIMLTVELIVPRAIGGGGQMMGGGSDGGGGGGGGETMIKSGTGVTVADAISNLQEKLPRRVFWGHMKVIVFGEKAAKAGIRQHLDFLSRNPQTRLRSNVLVSKGTAKSVLELLSPIEQSSSEVMRELSESQLLLRVTVKDALQMLSGDAGAAALPMVKILPPEKGKKDLQTIAFIQRSAIFKKDKMIGDINDKLTRGVLWLRNEVKQANVTVTLKGEKGNITATLIRAHTELIPKYEKGKWKMIVKATAEDDIILNGTKLNLMNPKYTKMIEKELAKETNKLIRAALKKVQKEMKADIFGFAEVFHREYPREWNRVKDRWEEIFPDVEVIVKTKAYVRRPGIGTVPQGLPEQEVKQ; translated from the coding sequence ATGGGTATCTTGCAAAAAGCAGCAAAAATTCTTTTCGTTTGTGTTCATCTTATTTTGCTAAGCGGCTGTTGGGACCGGACGGAGGTCAACGATTTAGCGCTAATCGTAGGATTAGGAATTGATCAAACAAAAGAGGGGAAAATCATGCTTACAGTGGAACTAATCGTCCCGAGAGCAATCGGTGGAGGAGGTCAGATGATGGGTGGTGGCAGTGATGGTGGAGGTGGTGGGGGCGGGGGGGAAACGATGATAAAATCGGGAACAGGTGTCACTGTGGCTGATGCGATCTCAAACCTGCAAGAGAAGCTTCCTCGCCGTGTCTTTTGGGGACACATGAAGGTGATCGTGTTCGGGGAGAAAGCAGCAAAAGCAGGAATTCGCCAGCATCTCGACTTTCTGAGCCGCAATCCGCAAACCCGCCTGCGTTCCAATGTATTAGTGAGTAAAGGAACTGCAAAAAGTGTGCTTGAATTGCTCTCCCCGATCGAGCAAAGCTCGTCAGAAGTGATGCGGGAATTGTCAGAATCGCAACTTTTATTGCGAGTAACGGTAAAAGACGCTCTGCAAATGCTAAGCGGCGATGCCGGCGCAGCGGCGCTTCCCATGGTGAAGATCTTGCCGCCGGAAAAAGGGAAAAAAGATCTGCAAACGATCGCGTTTATCCAACGTTCCGCCATTTTTAAGAAGGATAAAATGATCGGGGATATTAATGATAAATTGACTCGGGGCGTACTTTGGCTTAGAAATGAGGTCAAACAGGCGAATGTCACGGTTACGCTGAAAGGGGAAAAGGGAAATATTACGGCCACGTTGATAAGAGCACATACCGAACTCATCCCCAAATATGAGAAAGGCAAGTGGAAGATGATCGTGAAGGCGACCGCGGAAGATGATATCATATTAAACGGAACGAAACTGAACTTAATGAATCCTAAGTATACGAAAATGATCGAAAAAGAATTGGCAAAGGAGACGAATAAGCTCATTAGAGCCGCATTGAAAAAAGTACAAAAAGAGATGAAGGCTGATATTTTTGGCTTTGCAGAGGTTTTCCACCGAGAATATCCAAGAGAATGGAACCGGGTAAAGGATCGTTGGGAGGAAATCTTCCCTGACGTTGAAGTGATCGTGAAGACGAAGGCATACGTCCGCAGACCGGGCATAGGCACCGTTCCGCAAGGATTGCCTGAACAAGAGGTGAAACAATAA
- the rpsA gene encoding 30S ribosomal protein S1 → MTEDMNLQVNVYKVGDIVRGKVVKLEDKQVLVDIEDSKQSGIIPISELSNLHIEKTSDAVSVGDEVTAKVKKVEEGQEGEEDLLILSKKAVDADRAWEELERKFASGETFEAVVKDIVKGGLVADIGVRGFIPASLVEPHYVEDFSDYKGKTLAVKVVELDREKNRVILSHRAVVEEEQQRQRKEALQRLQPGQVLEGVVRRITDFGVFVDVGGFDGLVHISQLSHTRVAHPSEVVKEGDTVKVKVLAVDEENGRASLSIKEAMPGPWEGIAEKIAPGDIVTGKVKRLVPFGAFIEIFPGVEGLVHISQISNKRIGTPHEVLKEGEEVKAKVLDVNEAERRISLSMRELIEEETASEEDYSQYTKLSNEGRGFQIGEVLGEQLKKLK, encoded by the coding sequence ATGACAGAGGATATGAATTTGCAGGTAAACGTTTATAAAGTGGGTGATATCGTTCGCGGGAAAGTGGTAAAACTGGAAGATAAGCAAGTGCTTGTCGATATTGAAGACAGCAAACAAAGCGGGATCATCCCGATTAGCGAATTATCCAATTTGCATATTGAAAAAACAAGCGACGCTGTTTCCGTCGGGGATGAAGTGACAGCGAAAGTGAAAAAAGTAGAGGAAGGCCAAGAAGGGGAAGAGGATTTGCTGATTTTATCGAAAAAAGCGGTCGATGCAGACCGTGCCTGGGAAGAGTTGGAGAGAAAATTTGCCAGCGGAGAAACGTTTGAGGCGGTAGTGAAGGATATTGTCAAAGGCGGGCTTGTCGCAGATATAGGAGTGCGCGGCTTTATCCCTGCTTCCCTTGTTGAACCGCATTATGTCGAGGATTTTTCTGACTATAAAGGGAAGACGCTTGCCGTGAAAGTAGTGGAGCTGGATCGCGAAAAAAACCGCGTCATTTTATCTCATCGTGCGGTTGTGGAAGAAGAACAGCAACGCCAACGGAAGGAAGCGCTGCAGCGTTTGCAACCGGGGCAGGTGCTTGAGGGCGTCGTACGCCGCATCACCGATTTCGGTGTGTTTGTCGATGTCGGCGGCTTTGACGGTCTTGTACATATTTCGCAGCTTTCCCATACCCGTGTCGCTCATCCGTCTGAGGTCGTAAAAGAAGGGGACACCGTCAAAGTAAAAGTGCTTGCGGTTGATGAAGAAAATGGCCGCGCTTCTCTTTCGATCAAAGAAGCAATGCCGGGTCCTTGGGAAGGAATTGCGGAAAAAATTGCTCCTGGCGATATTGTCACTGGCAAGGTAAAACGGCTTGTACCGTTTGGCGCGTTTATTGAAATTTTCCCAGGCGTGGAAGGTCTTGTTCATATTTCACAAATTTCTAATAAGCGTATCGGCACGCCGCATGAAGTGCTAAAAGAAGGGGAAGAAGTCAAAGCGAAAGTGCTCGATGTAAACGAAGCGGAGCGCCGCATTTCGTTAAGTATGCGCGAGCTGATTGAAGAAGAAACAGCATCCGAAGAAGACTATAGCCAATATACGAAGCTGTCCAACGAAGGAAGAGGTTTTCAAATTGGCGAAGTCCTCGGGGAACAGCTGAAAAAATTAAAATAA
- the cmk gene encoding (d)CMP kinase, which produces MRKRINIAIDGPAAAGKSTVAKMIAKRLSYIYIDTGAMYRALTYRALQQGIDLGDEQALISLLKDTYIELRPSHEGQLVLVNGEDVTNVIRSKEVTNAVSLVAKHRLVREEMVARQRALAQNGGVVMDGRDIGTHVLPNAEVKVFLKASVEERARRRHKENIARGFPSDLETLKKEIARRDQLDSEREVAPLKKAEDAIEIDTTSLSIEEVVGRIMEIVNERIG; this is translated from the coding sequence ATGAGAAAAAGAATTAATATTGCCATTGATGGACCGGCGGCAGCAGGGAAAAGCACGGTGGCGAAAATGATCGCCAAGCGGCTCTCTTATATTTATATTGACACGGGTGCGATGTACCGGGCGCTCACATATCGAGCGCTGCAGCAAGGAATCGATCTTGGCGACGAACAAGCGTTAATTTCGTTATTAAAAGATACATATATTGAATTAAGGCCGTCACACGAAGGACAGCTTGTGCTGGTCAATGGAGAGGACGTTACAAACGTGATTCGCAGCAAAGAAGTAACCAATGCGGTTTCATTAGTCGCCAAACATCGGCTAGTTCGGGAAGAAATGGTAGCGCGTCAACGTGCGCTAGCCCAAAATGGCGGCGTCGTCATGGATGGACGTGATATTGGCACACACGTCCTTCCGAATGCGGAAGTAAAAGTGTTTTTAAAAGCCTCCGTAGAAGAGAGAGCAAGACGCCGACATAAAGAGAATATTGCGCGGGGGTTTCCATCCGATTTAGAAACATTGAAAAAAGAAATCGCGCGCCGCGACCAACTCGATTCCGAACGTGAAGTAGCACCGCTTAAGAAGGCGGAAGATGCGATCGAAATCGATACTACATCATTATCCATCGAAGAAGTTGTTGGACGCATTATGGAAATCGTAAACGAAAGGATTGGGTGA
- a CDS encoding YpfB family protein: MKRFESFLWKLVIIQFIFLIMAQWLILYTPLPPYLGKIYEYEGVSKQEKTKTIETTVDR, encoded by the coding sequence ATGAAACGGTTTGAATCCTTTTTATGGAAGCTTGTCATTATTCAGTTTATTTTTTTAATCATGGCACAATGGCTTATTTTATACACTCCTCTTCCCCCTTATTTAGGAAAAATTTATGAATATGAAGGAGTCAGCAAGCAAGAAAAAACAAAAACGATCGAAACTACCGTCGACCGCTGA
- a CDS encoding spore germination protein, whose amino-acid sequence MFFFKESKKKKQVVKNQQEQNQNQIQSQNQQQRDFLSNDLDQNLQELQNIYKNCMDVVFRPFKIGGKTKAVLIYIDGLSNIEEIDAGVLTSLMKENNTDQLIYVNHILEQKLTVSKVKKVQTITDCIEQISGGNPVLLIDQQSEAFALGLSNWEKRSIEEPTGEAVIRGPREGFTESLGTNLALLRRKIRSPKLKTKSMKIGEYTQTEIVITYIEGIAEQDLIQEVEARLNRIKLDGILETSYIEELIEDNPYSPFPQVLNTERPDVVAANLLEGRVAILQDGTPFVLIVPVSFYSFLQSSEDYYERSLISTVTRWLRYIFLLISLLLPSLYVALLTFHQEMLPTTLLVTIAASRERVPFPALVEALLMEIVFEALREAGLRLPKQAGSAVSIVGALVIGQAAVQAGLVSSPLIMVVALTGIASFTIPRYAAGMALRMMRFPMIFLAGTLGLLGIMLGLLMIVTHMVTLRSFGVPYLAPMAPIQGGEMKDVLLRAPWWKFNTRPHLTGTDNNIERQGPDQKPNPDHGDNETSKGKGGS is encoded by the coding sequence ATGTTTTTTTTCAAAGAAAGTAAGAAAAAAAAACAAGTAGTAAAGAACCAGCAAGAGCAAAACCAAAATCAGATTCAAAGTCAAAATCAGCAACAACGGGACTTTCTTTCTAACGACTTGGATCAAAATCTACAAGAACTGCAAAATATCTATAAAAATTGTATGGATGTCGTTTTTCGCCCATTTAAAATTGGCGGAAAAACAAAAGCTGTTCTTATTTATATCGACGGTTTGTCTAACATCGAAGAAATCGATGCGGGCGTACTCACTTCTTTGATGAAAGAAAATAATACCGATCAGCTAATTTATGTTAATCATATACTAGAACAAAAATTGACCGTTTCCAAGGTAAAGAAGGTACAAACGATTACAGATTGCATTGAACAGATCTCTGGTGGAAACCCGGTTTTGCTTATCGATCAACAAAGCGAAGCATTCGCTTTAGGTTTGTCAAATTGGGAAAAACGTTCCATCGAAGAACCGACGGGGGAAGCCGTGATAAGGGGGCCGCGGGAGGGCTTCACCGAATCATTGGGGACTAACCTTGCTTTGTTGCGCAGAAAAATAAGAAGCCCGAAGCTAAAAACAAAATCAATGAAAATTGGCGAGTACACCCAAACTGAAATAGTCATCACTTATATTGAAGGAATTGCCGAGCAAGACTTAATCCAAGAAGTAGAGGCACGGCTTAACCGCATCAAGTTAGACGGCATTTTGGAAACGAGCTATATTGAAGAGTTAATTGAGGACAATCCTTATTCCCCGTTTCCTCAAGTCTTGAATACAGAACGGCCTGATGTGGTGGCGGCAAACCTGCTTGAAGGGCGAGTAGCGATTCTTCAAGACGGTACTCCTTTCGTTTTGATTGTACCGGTTTCTTTTTATTCTTTTCTGCAATCAAGTGAAGATTACTACGAACGATCCTTAATCAGCACGGTAACCCGCTGGCTGCGTTACATATTTCTCTTGATATCTCTTTTGCTGCCGTCGTTGTATGTGGCGCTCCTTACCTTTCATCAGGAAATGCTTCCTACTACACTTTTGGTAACCATCGCTGCTTCTCGGGAGAGGGTTCCCTTTCCGGCACTGGTCGAAGCGTTGCTCATGGAAATTGTATTTGAGGCCCTGCGTGAAGCGGGATTGAGGCTTCCTAAACAAGCGGGTTCTGCGGTTAGTATCGTTGGTGCGCTGGTGATTGGGCAAGCTGCGGTCCAAGCAGGCCTTGTTTCTTCTCCTCTGATCATGGTAGTTGCCTTGACGGGGATTGCCTCTTTTACCATTCCCCGCTATGCGGCTGGAATGGCATTAAGGATGATGCGCTTTCCGATGATCTTCTTGGCAGGGACGTTAGGGCTTCTCGGGATTATGCTTGGGCTGCTTATGATTGTTACTCATATGGTGACGCTTCGTTCTTTCGGCGTTCCTTATTTAGCTCCGATGGCTCCAATACAAGGGGGCGAAATGAAAGACGTGTTGTTGCGCGCACCTTGGTGGAAGTTCAATACACGCCCTCATTTAACGGGAACGGATAATAACATCGAGCGGCAAGGTCCGGATCAGAAACCGAATCCTGATCACGGAGATAACGAGACGAGTAAAGGAAAAGGAGGGTCATGA
- a CDS encoding YIEGIA family protein, protein MNEYTFPIIYGVVIGVLTRLYLLRTDYRQYPTYLHGRTIHIALGVIAAGLGTVAVPAIMEKEFTAITFLALAASQFREVRNMERNTLNELDQYELVPRGKTYIEGIAVVFEGRNYLVIFTSFCSTLAYLIWNVWAAMVVSMICLFIAHRFMTGNRLKDIAEVEYVKPHFEGAGLYVDNIYIMNIGLQARREEILRYGMGFILKPKNFNARTTIANLGQRQAILHDVSTALGVYRDSGTPALVPLAKRDLNDGRVGVFILPQTNDVEKAKAVIENVPILENAIRMPKKRRFIQRGE, encoded by the coding sequence ATGAACGAATATACTTTTCCAATTATATACGGAGTCGTCATCGGGGTGCTGACACGGCTCTATTTATTGCGGACGGACTACCGTCAGTATCCGACCTATTTGCATGGAAGAACGATTCATATCGCTCTTGGTGTGATTGCAGCTGGTCTCGGTACGGTTGCTGTACCAGCTATCATGGAGAAAGAATTTACAGCGATCACTTTTTTGGCGCTTGCCGCGTCTCAGTTTCGCGAAGTGCGCAATATGGAGCGCAATACGTTGAACGAACTTGACCAATATGAACTTGTGCCGCGCGGAAAGACGTATATTGAAGGAATTGCTGTTGTTTTTGAAGGGCGGAACTATTTAGTTATTTTTACTTCTTTCTGTTCCACGCTTGCTTATTTAATATGGAATGTTTGGGCAGCAATGGTGGTTAGCATGATTTGTTTGTTCATTGCGCATCGGTTTATGACCGGAAATCGCTTGAAAGATATCGCGGAGGTGGAATATGTAAAGCCGCATTTTGAGGGAGCGGGGTTATACGTTGATAACATTTATATTATGAACATCGGGCTGCAAGCGCGCCGCGAAGAGATTTTACGGTATGGGATGGGATTTATTTTAAAGCCCAAAAATTTTAATGCGCGCACAACCATTGCTAATTTAGGGCAGCGGCAGGCGATTTTGCATGATGTCTCTACTGCGCTCGGTGTGTATCGCGATTCAGGGACGCCAGCGCTTGTTCCGCTAGCGAAACGGGATTTGAATGATGGACGGGTTGGCGTTTTTATTTTGCCGCAAACCAATGACGTTGAAAAGGCAAAAGCGGTTATTGAAAACGTGCCGATATTGGAAAACGCAATCCGCATGCCTAAAAAACGTCGGTTTATCCAAAGGGGAGAATAA
- the fni gene encoding type 2 isopentenyl-diphosphate Delta-isomerase, whose amino-acid sequence MDRAKRKIEHIQHALSTADQDASGFGDITFVHQSLPDVRINDIHLHTVLGELSLSSPFFINAMTGGGGKKTLEINKGLAEAAKHGQIAMAVGSQTAALKDDAERETFTVVRKVNENGIIFANVGSEVSVDDAKRAVDMIEADGLQIHLNAVQELVMPEGDRDFTGALLRIEQIVQTIQVPVIVKEVGFGMSKETASRLKEVGVKIVDVGGFGGTNFARIENKRRSNIITYFNDWGIPTAASIVEVVQTAPSLAVIGSGGIRTALDAAKAIALGASAVGMAGPLLRTLVEQGVEGLVAYIEEIHHDLTLIMGALGAKTIAELQHVPLVIRGDTHHWLTERGFDTKVYSCR is encoded by the coding sequence ATGGATAGAGCAAAGCGAAAGATAGAACATATTCAGCATGCGCTCTCTACTGCCGATCAAGATGCAAGCGGCTTTGGTGACATTACGTTTGTTCATCAAAGTTTACCTGATGTACGCATAAACGATATTCACTTGCATACTGTTTTAGGCGAACTTTCGTTAAGTTCGCCTTTCTTTATCAATGCCATGACCGGCGGCGGAGGGAAAAAGACGCTAGAAATTAACAAAGGATTAGCAGAGGCGGCAAAGCATGGCCAAATTGCGATGGCGGTTGGTTCGCAGACGGCGGCGTTGAAAGATGATGCAGAGCGGGAAACGTTTACGGTCGTACGCAAAGTGAACGAAAACGGCATAATTTTCGCAAACGTTGGCAGTGAAGTGAGCGTGGATGATGCGAAGCGCGCCGTCGATATGATTGAGGCGGACGGTCTGCAAATTCATTTAAATGCGGTGCAGGAGCTTGTGATGCCAGAAGGGGATCGCGATTTTACCGGAGCGCTGCTTCGTATCGAACAAATTGTCCAAACCATTCAAGTCCCTGTTATCGTAAAAGAAGTAGGATTTGGCATGAGCAAGGAAACTGCTTCGCGTTTAAAAGAAGTAGGCGTGAAAATCGTCGACGTTGGCGGCTTTGGCGGCACCAATTTTGCCCGTATTGAAAATAAACGACGTTCCAACATAATAACGTATTTTAATGATTGGGGTATTCCAACGGCAGCATCGATCGTCGAGGTAGTACAAACCGCTCCTTCATTAGCGGTGATCGGTAGCGGCGGCATTCGCACCGCGTTGGATGCTGCGAAAGCGATCGCGCTGGGGGCATCAGCGGTAGGAATGGCGGGGCCGTTGTTGCGAACGCTTGTCGAACAAGGGGTGGAAGGGTTAGTTGCCTATATTGAGGAGATTCATCACGATTTAACATTGATTATGGGAGCGCTGGGGGCAAAGACGATCGCCGAGCTGCAGCATGTGCCGCTTGTCATTCGCGGTGATACGCATCATTGGTTAACAGAAAGAGGCTTTGACACGAAAGTATATAGTTGTCGATAA